CACGCCAATCGCAAAACCCACCAGCGTAATGCCGTCCGGCGTAATACCTGGCCTGTCGAGTTTCTCCGCCGCCCGGTTGAGCCACGGTTTGAGACGAGGGTGAAGATGACGGTCAAGCATGCGGTTTCCCCTGCACGTCGCACAACCCTTGCGAAGGGATATCCAGTGCGGCGTTAAATCGAGCCGAAAGGTTCTGAAACGCCACTAGCGCGGTCATTTCGCAGATAGTCTCGTCGTCATAAAAACGCCTGAGCGCCACTTTTTGCGCCTCGCTGACGAGGGGCGGCGTGGCGGTCATGGCGTCGGCATAGTCCAGCGCCGCGCGTTCGGCTTCGCTGAACAGCGTCGAGCACGGCCAGTGCGCCACTGCCTGCACTTTTTCCAGCGTATCGGTACGCTGCGCCAGTCGGAGACTATTGGCATCAATGCAAAACGCACAATGACACTGCTGAGAAACGCGGGTCATCAGCAACGCCCGCAGCTCCGGTGAGAGGCGGGCTTTTTTGCGCTCCAGCCAGCCGACAAACAGCGCCACCAGCCAGAAAAGACGCGGCATCCGTCCCCACCAGCGGGTCGGGTTCAGAATCTCACCGTAGTGTTTCTTTTGCATTTTGACGATGGGGGCAAGCGAAGGCGGGATTTTGCTCAGCGGCGGTACCCACGGTTGACGTTTTTTCACCCGGACACTCCTGCAGATCTTCAGATTTATCAACGGCAGAGATAGTATGACACGCTCTGAACAGGAACCTTGACCTCTATGCTGAAAACTATTGATGTGGTGGCGGCCATTATTGAACGCGCGGGATTGATTTTACTGGCCCAGCGTCCGGCGCATGCCGACCAGCCGGGGCTGTGGGAATTTCCCGGCGGGAAGGTGGAAGCCGGAGAGTCGCAGCCCGAGGCGCTTATCCGCGAGCTGCATGAAGAGTTGGGCATTGATGCCCTGCCCGCAGCGTATATAGCGAGCCATCAGCGGGAAGTGTCCGGACGCATTATCCATTTGCATGCCTGGCACGTGCCGGAATATCACGGCGAGCTGACCGCGCACGAGCACAGCCAGCTGGTTTGGGTGACACCGCAAGACGCCTTCAAATGGGAACTGGCCCCTGCCGATATCCCGCTGTTGGACGCGTTTATTGCCTTACGCGACGCCAGACCAACGGATTCGTGCTGAGCGTTTTTTCATCGCGCTGGCACTGTAACAGCACGCCTTCGGCTTTCACCACCGCGCCTTCGCTGTAGTTCTGGTTTTGATAGATGCAGCACTGAGCACAAGGCTGCCCACGCTGACCGCCGCTGCTAAAAACCTCCGGCGGCACGTTCACTTCCACATCCGGCCCGAAGCGCTCTGCAGCCTGCACGCCGCTGCCAAGAAGCAACAGCAGCCCCGCCATCAGATATCGTTTCATTGTCATTCCTTTTTTCTGGGTTCTCAGATAACTATATCGACCCTTTCGCCTTTTTCTTAAATTTTCGCTTTCATCGTTTTTTGTTATGACAACCCGCCCATTATAAGTTTTCCCCTTCCGAGGCGATTTTTCCTTGCCTGCCGCTGCGTCAGCGGAGATAGTCGAAAGAAAGTGACCCGCAAATAATAAACACACAAACATCATACCGTTATAGACATAAGAGGAACTTATCTTCATGGAACCGACTCTCTCTCTGGAAACATTCCTGGACCGCGTTCAGCAACGCGACCCGCATCAGGGTGAATTTGCGCAGGCCGTGCGCGAAGTGATGTCCACCCTGTGGCCGTTCCTGGACGCCAATCCGCGCTATCGTCAGATGTCGCTGCTGGAACGTCTGGTTGAACCCGAGCGCGTGATCCAGTTCCGCGTCACCTGGGTCGACGACCGTAATCAGGTACAGGTCAACCGCGCCTGGCGCGTGCAGTTCAACTCGGCGATTGGCCCGTTCAAAGGCGGAATGCGCTTTCATCCGTCGGTAAACCTGTCGATCCTCAAATTCCTCGGCTTTGAACAAACCTTCAAAAACGCGCTCACCACCCTGCCGATGGGCGGGGGGAAAGGCGGGAGCGATTTCGATCCGAAAGGCAAAAGTGAAGGCGAAATCATGCGTTTCTGCCAGGCGCTGATGACCGAACTGTATCGTCATTTAGGCGCGGACACCGACGTTCCGGCAGGTGATATTGGCGTCGGCGCGCGTGAAGTGGGCTTTATGGCGGGGATGATGAAAAAGCTCTCCAACAACACCGCCTGCGTGTTTACCGGCAAAGGGCTGTCGTTTGGTGGCAGTCTGATCCGCCCGGAAGCGACAGGCTACGGGTTAATCTATTTCACAAACGCGATGCTTAAACGCCACGGTCTGGGCTTCGAAGGCATGCGCGTGGCGGTGTCCGGTTCTGGCAACGTGGCCCAGTACGCGATTGAAAAAGCGATGGAACTGGGCGCCCGCGTGGTGACCGCGTCGGACTCCAGCGGCACGGTGGTGGATGAAGCCGGTTTTACGGCGGAAAAACTGGCGCGTCTGGAAGAAATTAAAAGCAGCCGCGATGGCCGCGTGGCGGATTACGCCCGCGAGTTTGGCCTGCAATACCTTGAAGGTCAGCAGCCGTGGTCCGTGCCGGTGGATATCGCCCTGCCGTGCGCCACGCAAAACGAACTCGATGCTGATGCGGCGCGCCTGTTGATTGCCAACGGCGTGAAAGCGGTGGCCGAAGGCGCCAATATGCCGACCACGATCGCTGCTACCGATTTATTCCTCGAGGCGGGCGTTTTATTTGCACCTGGCAAAGCGGCAAACGCAGGCGGCGTGGCAACGTCCGGGCTGGAGATGGCGCAGAACGCCGCACGAATGGGCTGGAAGGCAGAGAAAGTCGATGCCCGTTTACACCACATCATGCTGGATATTCATCAGGCGTGCGTCGAGTACGGCGGAGAAGGCAAGCAAACGCATTACGTGCGCGGGGCGAACGTCGCCGGATTCGTGAAGGTGGCGGATGCGATGCTGGCGCAGGGCGTGATTTAAGGTTTGATTGCCCGGCGGCGTTGACGCTTGCACGGGCCTACAGGTTTTGTAGGCCTGACAAACGCAGTGCCGTCGGGCAATGTTATGACGCTTCGGTTTTCTTCTTCCGCGCCTTACTGAACGTTTTCTTTTTCTGTTCGCCGCCCGGCGCTACCAGCCCACGGAACTGTTTCACCGGCGTACTGCGCGCCTGCTGAATCAAGTCAAACAGCGTACCGACCAGTGGCTGCATGAAATCCTGATAGCGACACTGCTTTTCGCTGATTTGCGTCAGCACCGATTCCCAGTGCGCGGTCATATCCGGTCGTCCGGCCATTTCCGGCAGCGAGTGGATCAGCGCCCTTCCGGCCTCGGACGAATGGATGTAGCGCCCTTTTTTGGTCAGGAACCCTCGCTTAAACAGCAGCTCGATGATCCCGGCGCGCGTCGCCTCAGTGCCTAAACCATCCGTCGCACGCAGGATCTTCTTCAGATCTTTGTCCTGCACAAAACGCGCAATCCCGGTCATCGCGGAAAGGATGGTGGCATCGGTGAAATGGCGCGGCGGCTGGGTTTGACGTTCAACCACTTCGCCTTTTTCGCACAGCAGTTCGTCGCCCTTCGCCACCACCGGCAGCGGCGTGCCGTCGTTATCTTCGTCACGCTCTTTATTGCCAAGCAGCGTGCGCCAGCCTGCTTCCGCGAGGAAACGCGCTTTGGCGATGAATTTGCCGTTGGCGATATCCAAATCAATCTGACATTTGCGGAACACCGCATCCGGGCAGAACTGCATCAAATATTGACGGGCCACCAACTCATACACTTTGGCTTCGTTGTCGGTCATTCTTACCGACGAACTGCGCGCCGTAGGAATGATGGCATGGTGGGCATCGACCTTTTTGTCATCCCAGCAGCGGTTGCGAATTTCAGGGTCAACAACCGGCTGCGGGAGCAGACCCGAGGCGTGCACGCTGATGGCGTTCAGCACCGCCTGGCGTCCGGCAAAATGCTCTTCCGGCAGATAGCGGCTGTCGGAACGCGGATAGGTAATGAGCTTGTGGGTTTCGTACAGTTTCTGGCAGATATCCAGCACGTTCTGCGCGCTGAAACCAAAGCGTTTGGCGGCTTCAATCTGCAGAGACGAAAGTGAAAACGGCAGCGGGGCCGGTTCTGAATCCCGTTTATCATTATACGCCGTGACGATGGCCGGTTGCCCGGCGATGCGCGCCAGGACGTGATCGGCCAGCGGGCGGTGCAGCAATCGCCCCTCTTCATCCTGATACGGCTCGCAGGCTTCGCTCGGCTGCCACGTGGCGGTGAAACGCTCGTCGGCAGGCGTGACGATATGCGCCTTCACGTCGTAAAAATCTTTCGAGACGAAGTTTTCAATTTCTTCATCACGACGCACCACCAGCCCGAGCACCGGCGTTTGCACCCGGCCAACGGAGAGCACGCCCTGATAGCCCGCGTTGCGGCCCAGCAGCGTGTAGGCGCGGGTCATGTTGATGCCGTACAGCCAGTCGGCGCGCGCGCGGGCCAGCGCGGACACGCACAGCGGAATGAAATCGTTGTTGGAGCGCAGACGGGAAATCGCGCGTTCGACCGCCGAGGGATTAAGATCGTTTATCAGACAGCGCTGCACCTGCCGACGCTTTTCCGCTGGCATTTCAAGATAATCCAGTACTTCATCTACCAGCAGTTGCCCTTCTCTGTCCGGGTCACCCGCGTGGATAACTTCGGTAGCGTCGTGCAGCAGGCGCTTGATGGCGTTCAGCTGTTTGGTCACCGACGGCCGCGGTTGCAGCCGCCATTTTTCCGGCACAATCGGCAAGTCCATCAGGTTCCAGCGCGCATAACGGCTGTCGTAGACATCCGGCTGCGCCTGTTCCAGCAGGTGGCCGATACACCAGGTGACCACCTGGCCGTTACCACATTCGATAAAGCCATCGCCCCGGCGATGCGGCTTGGGCAGCACGTCGGCGATGGCACGGGCCAGACTCGGTTTTTCCGCAATAAACAAGCGCATGCGGTTAGCTTATCTCGATCATCGGTCGTCCGCCGCGCGCGGTCACCAGTTCGCCAATCGCGGTCAGCGTGAGGCCATATTCCGCTGCGGTGGCTTTGGTTTCCGTTTCCGCTTCCGGCAGGACCGCCAGCAGCAGGCCGCCAGAGGTTTGCGGGTCACACAGCAGGTCGCGCCACGCCTCCGGCATGTCACCCATCAGGTGGCCGTAGCTGGCAAAGTTACGCGACGTACCGCCTGGCACTGCGCCCTGAGCAATGTACGCTTCCACGCCCGGCAATTTCGGCACGTCGGCAAAACGGATCTGCGCCTGCACGCCTGCGCCCTGGCACATTTCGCTCAGGTGCCCAAGCAGACCAAAACCGGTCACGTCGGTCATCGCTTTGATGCCGTCGATATTAGCGAAGGCCGCGCCCGCGATATTCATCTGGCACATGATTTCCGTCGCCAGGCCTTGATGTTCAGGCTTAAGCAGTGATTTTTTCTCGGCGGTGGTCAACACGCCAATGCCCAATGGTTTGGTGAGATACAGTTTGCAGCCCGCCTGGGCGGTGCTGTTTTTCTTCACGCGTTCTGTTGGCACGATACCGGTCACCGCGAGGCCAAAAATCGGCTCAGGGGCGTCAATGGAGTGACCACCGGCCAGCGCAATGCCGGCCTGTTGGCAGGCAAAACGCCCGCCTTCAATGACTTCGCGGGCAATTTCTGGCGCCAGCGTGTTAACCGGCCAACCGAGAATGGCGATGGCCATGATCGGTTTTCCCCCCATCGCGAAGATGTCGCTGATGGCGTTGGTCGCGGCGATACGCCCGAAATCAAACGGGTTATCGACGATGGGCATG
This DNA window, taken from Scandinavium goeteborgense, encodes the following:
- a CDS encoding carboxymuconolactone decarboxylase family protein is translated as MKKRQPWVPPLSKIPPSLAPIVKMQKKHYGEILNPTRWWGRMPRLFWLVALFVGWLERKKARLSPELRALLMTRVSQQCHCAFCIDANSLRLAQRTDTLEKVQAVAHWPCSTLFSEAERAALDYADAMTATPPLVSEAQKVALRRFYDDETICEMTALVAFQNLSARFNAALDIPSQGLCDVQGKPHA
- a CDS encoding pyrimidine (deoxy)nucleoside triphosphate diphosphatase; amino-acid sequence: MLKTIDVVAAIIERAGLILLAQRPAHADQPGLWEFPGGKVEAGESQPEALIRELHEELGIDALPAAYIASHQREVSGRIIHLHAWHVPEYHGELTAHEHSQLVWVTPQDAFKWELAPADIPLLDAFIALRDARPTDSC
- a CDS encoding YnjH family protein; translated protein: MKRYLMAGLLLLLGSGVQAAERFGPDVEVNVPPEVFSSGGQRGQPCAQCCIYQNQNYSEGAVVKAEGVLLQCQRDEKTLSTNPLVWRRVRQ
- the gdhA gene encoding NADP-specific glutamate dehydrogenase, yielding MEPTLSLETFLDRVQQRDPHQGEFAQAVREVMSTLWPFLDANPRYRQMSLLERLVEPERVIQFRVTWVDDRNQVQVNRAWRVQFNSAIGPFKGGMRFHPSVNLSILKFLGFEQTFKNALTTLPMGGGKGGSDFDPKGKSEGEIMRFCQALMTELYRHLGADTDVPAGDIGVGAREVGFMAGMMKKLSNNTACVFTGKGLSFGGSLIRPEATGYGLIYFTNAMLKRHGLGFEGMRVAVSGSGNVAQYAIEKAMELGARVVTASDSSGTVVDEAGFTAEKLARLEEIKSSRDGRVADYAREFGLQYLEGQQPWSVPVDIALPCATQNELDADAARLLIANGVKAVAEGANMPTTIAATDLFLEAGVLFAPGKAANAGGVATSGLEMAQNAARMGWKAEKVDARLHHIMLDIHQACVEYGGEGKQTHYVRGANVAGFVKVADAMLAQGVI
- a CDS encoding DNA topoisomerase III is translated as MRLFIAEKPSLARAIADVLPKPHRRGDGFIECGNGQVVTWCIGHLLEQAQPDVYDSRYARWNLMDLPIVPEKWRLQPRPSVTKQLNAIKRLLHDATEVIHAGDPDREGQLLVDEVLDYLEMPAEKRRQVQRCLINDLNPSAVERAISRLRSNNDFIPLCVSALARARADWLYGINMTRAYTLLGRNAGYQGVLSVGRVQTPVLGLVVRRDEEIENFVSKDFYDVKAHIVTPADERFTATWQPSEACEPYQDEEGRLLHRPLADHVLARIAGQPAIVTAYNDKRDSEPAPLPFSLSSLQIEAAKRFGFSAQNVLDICQKLYETHKLITYPRSDSRYLPEEHFAGRQAVLNAISVHASGLLPQPVVDPEIRNRCWDDKKVDAHHAIIPTARSSSVRMTDNEAKVYELVARQYLMQFCPDAVFRKCQIDLDIANGKFIAKARFLAEAGWRTLLGNKERDEDNDGTPLPVVAKGDELLCEKGEVVERQTQPPRHFTDATILSAMTGIARFVQDKDLKKILRATDGLGTEATRAGIIELLFKRGFLTKKGRYIHSSEAGRALIHSLPEMAGRPDMTAHWESVLTQISEKQCRYQDFMQPLVGTLFDLIQQARSTPVKQFRGLVAPGGEQKKKTFSKARKKKTEAS
- the selD gene encoding selenide, water dikinase SelD, with the translated sequence MSEQAIRLTQYSHGAGCGCKISPKVLETILHSEQAKFVDPNLLVGNETRDDAAVYDLGNGTSVISTTDFFMPIVDNPFDFGRIAATNAISDIFAMGGKPIMAIAILGWPVNTLAPEIAREVIEGGRFACQQAGIALAGGHSIDAPEPIFGLAVTGIVPTERVKKNSTAQAGCKLYLTKPLGIGVLTTAEKKSLLKPEHQGLATEIMCQMNIAGAAFANIDGIKAMTDVTGFGLLGHLSEMCQGAGVQAQIRFADVPKLPGVEAYIAQGAVPGGTSRNFASYGHLMGDMPEAWRDLLCDPQTSGGLLLAVLPEAETETKATAAEYGLTLTAIGELVTARGGRPMIEIS